The window GAAGAATGCGCGAACAGGCACTCGTCGCGCGATTCCATCGCCGGATATTCCCTGAGGATCGATTTCTCGTCCTCGCTCAGGGCGTTCCTTGTCCATTCGATCGAGAGCGCGGCGGTGATGTTGAATCTTTCCCCGCCTGAACTTCGAGAGGCAGCGAAATCATGGTTACCGCATATCCTGATATCAGAACGTCTCTCGACAAGTTCCACGCACGCGGATGGATCGCCACCATACCCTACCACGTCTCCGAGAGATACGGTGAGATCGGGACGCCTGGCCTCCAGGTCCGTCACGACTTTTTCCAAAGCCTCGATATTGGCGTGGATATCAGAATAGACTATGATCTTCATATTGATTACCGTTTGAACACGAATTCTTCCGCGCCGATAGCGATCAGATCCTCTTCTTCGAGTACTTTTTCATTCATCTTCTCGCCATTTATCGATATATCCCTGCGACCCGACGCTTTGCGGATGATATAATCCGATCCGCACCTGTTGATCTCTGCCCTTACTCTCGGAGAGAACAATCCGTTGAGCCTGATATCCGAATCGCTGCTTTTGCCTATTATTGTGCTTTCCGTATTCAGGACGTATTCTTCCTGGTCGGACCTCCTGAATAGTTTTGGAGGAAGTCCGGGCGCTGCGTCGTTACTTCTGGCGGATATCGCGCGGGAGGGAGCGGAGTGAAAATTCGGTATGATCACGGTCTGATCGAGGTTGTTTCCCTGAACCTCGTCACCTGCAGGTATCTGGAAGTGTATCTGGTATTTTCCGATGGTGATCCGGTCACCGTTCTTCAGTTCATCACTGTCGACCTGCTGACCGTTGAGATAAGTGTGGTTCTTGCTTCCAAGATCTTTAATATGGTAACCCGATTTCCACGCGTGGATCACGGCATGTTTGCGTGAGACGCTCAGGTTGTCGATCACGATATCGTTATCGGGTAGCCGTCCGATCGTCAGTTGCTTGCCTGAGAAGGTGTAAGTCTTCAGGGGCCTGTCCTTCAGTTTTACAATGAGTTTTGGAGGCTGGCTCATGAAAAACGAGACGATCGAACCCTGGTATTCAGGCGGAATACGTCTGGCGTCTTCAGAATGAGTCACGACGAGATCTGTAAACAGATTGATCTCGAAGATCGCGTGTGTAGTCAGCGTATAGATCTTGACGAGGAACTCTTCGCGCTTATCGGGGGTCTTGGAACGGTTCACCATGCCGTGGTAACAGGCTACCGGTTTACTTTCCTTGTACCTGAGCATCATGAAATTGTTAGGCTGGAGGGCTGTAATAAGCGAATTGGACTGTTCCTTTTCGGTCCTGTCTAGCAGGTCGTCGAGATCGACGAGACTCGAACTGACTTTCAGGTCAGGTTTTTTCTGGATGAAGACCAGGAGCGAATGATATAGAAGGATGTTTGTTTCATAAGCGACGACCTTGGGATATTGAGTACGCTGAAGGCGTGAGAAGAAATCCCTTATGCTCAGTCCCTCGAAACAGTCCGGTCCGCTTGTGCAGGCCCAGTAAAACTGTCCGTCACGAATAAAGAGAAGGTACTGGATATATTCATTGAATATCTCAACGACGACCGGCACGTTGCTGCTTTTGTCAAGAAGCTGACGCATCGTCGAGTCGAAATTTTCCGGTTCGAAGTCTGTAGGATTGATTATGACCTTGTCATAAGGTATCTGTAAGCGCGACATTTTCTGGATCCTCGTTGAATTATAGTTACTTTAGTCTTATTCGCAAGAAAAGTGCCAAGAGACTATGAATGTAACATGCTATTAAACAATGAGATATGCCATCGATCATAATCGGGGGCAGTAAACCTCCCTCTAATATTGCAAATCTGAAGAAAAAACGGGGATAGGCGGTGTCCGGTGGGATATTCAGATTGAATTTCCCTGTCGTATGTGATAGTATGCGCCGGTTGAATTTAACTTTATAAAACTAAGGCAGGTTAAATCGGAGGGCTTAAGGGCTGCCGGTATCAACGGTGGCAGATTCATCGCGGCGGCATGATTGTCGGATCTGCGCTGAAAAAGGAGGTAATCGGTGGCAGAGACAGGTAAGATCAAGTGGTTCAATGAGAACAAGGGTTATGGTTTTATAATGCAGGAATCGGACGGGAAAGACATTTTTGTTCATTATTCAGATATAGATGGAGACGGATTCAGGACACTCAGCGAAGGGGAATCGGTAGAATACGAATTGATCGAAGGGCCTAAGGGGTATCACGCGAAGAACGTGAAGAAGGTATAGGCACAGGCAGGTTAAAAAAGAGTGGCCTGACAAAAAAGGAGGCGAATGGCGCCTCCTTTTTTGTGTGAGCACTTCAGGTCCGGGCGGCTATTCCGATTCGGACACTTCAGCGTGAAAACGCTTGAGATTCCGTTTCGCTTTTTCATTGGTAGGATCTATCTCTATCGCCTTGTTCCATGCGTCCAGAGCTTCATCAGTCCTGTCGAGCTTGTAGTAGGCGTTGCCAAGGTTTGTCCATGCCGAGCTGCTGTCGCTGCTTCTTCCAATAGCCTCGTTGTACATCTCTATAGCTTCCACAAATGACCCCATCCTGTAGAAGACGTATCCGAGATTATTATACGTCGCACTGAGTTCCGGATTGAGCTCGATCGCTTTCTTGAAGCTTTCAGTCGCTTTTTCTTCCTGGCTCGTCTCGGTATAGGTAAGTCCGAGGTTGTTGTAAGCCTCGGTGAAAGAGTCGTCGATCTCGACGGCTTTTTTGAAAAGGTCGAGAGCCTGTTCATACTGTCCGTTGTGATAACTCATGACCCCGGCGTTGTTAAGCCTCCGGGCTTCTGCGAGATGGCGCCTTCTTTCCTCTTCGTCGAGGGTACTTTTCTGGTTTTCGATCACTTTGAGGATCTCCGTATTGTTCTGCGTCACTTCACCGACGAGTCTCCTGTTTTCATCGAGAGTCTCCTCCATAGTACTTATATTTCTGTCTATATTCTCTTTCCAGCTGGAGACCTCATCTTTGAAACTGGCAAGACTGCCCTCGTTCGATTTCAGAGTATCTTCGATTTCACCTGTCTTTTCCGCGAGAGTATCAGCGATGCTTTCTATGATGATCTTGTTTTCTTCGTTGACTTCAGAGATCATCGATTTTATCTGTGCCAGCTTTTCATTGATCGATCCGCTCAGATCATCGCGCATCAGATCGGTTTTTTCTTCCATCTGCCTGAACATCGATAGAATATCCGACGTACTCTGTTTCTGGAAATCCCAGGATCTTTCGATCTCGCTCCTGATTGACTCGATCTCCTCGTATCGCTGGTCTTCGGCCTTTTCGCCGCTGAGCAATATCTCGAACCTGCATTCATTTTTTTCATCATCGTGGAATCTACAGCTTTCGCCGAGGCAGTTCACTTGTCCTCTGAATGACTTGGCGAGGAAGCGGACAGATTTTTCCTGCTGAAGCGATCCGGATTCCTCCTCTGCCAGAGAGGCCTGGTCGGAATCAGGATTCATGAAGATGTCATCTCCGGAGTCTTCCCGTTCTGTCTCTTCCACTTCGGTGTTGAGATCGTGGTCATCAGCCTCCCTGACAAGGAGTTCCCTGTCGGGACCTTCGAGAATCGATGCCTGTGTGATAAGCGGGCAAATCTTCATGATAAGTTCCTTTCGTCTGGAACCGGAGAAAGGTCTCCGGTCTTCTCAAGTAGTTCCACCTTATGTTCAAATTGTGATTCGAGAAATCTCGCGTAATTCTTTTCCGCTCTTTCCCTGTTGAGATCAGATGCCTCGTCCTGTCCGATCAGTTTCGCGAATGCCGTTGCCGCTCTTCCAAAATCTCCGACCCTCTCGCTCGCGACTCCCACGATATGGAGGAGTTCTGCCGCTGCCGGATCGGGCCATTTTTCCAGCCGGCTGATGGAACCAGCAAGGGATAATGCCATGACCGGTTTGTCCATATAGAGGTACGTCTTTGCCAGAAGTATCTTTCTTTCAGGTTCCGGGATAGACGAGCGTCTTATGAATTTAAGAGCTGAACCGAAATCTCCCAGATCAAGCGCTGTCCGTGAGAGTCTCTCCAGGTTCTTGTCATCGACCTCTCCCTCTTTCAGAAGTGAGAGTCCTCTCGAGATTTCCGCGCGGGCCGAACCGGTCAGGATCGTTTCTATGCGCCTGAGGATCGTCTCACGCTCGCCGCAATCACCGAGTACCTCGCTGAATATTCTGGCCGCTTCTTTCGAATGACCGGAATCTTCGAAAAAGCCGGCCAGAGATATAAGCAGGTCAGTGGCATTTTTGACATCAAAGAGAGCGCAACCCTCGCGGACGAGATCTTCCGCTTTTTCCGGCCTTCGCGCCTCTACGAGGAGACGGCTGCCGAATAGATAATACTCCGGTCTTTTATCCTGATCGATTATATCGAAGGTCTTTTCAGTCATCTTTTGAAGGATGTCGTCAGTATGTCCATTGATTTTTTCGAGAGCGGCGAATGCTTCCGCGCTTTTTCCACCTTCGAGAAGGCATTCGGCGCGATGGATCTGAGCTGCCGCGAAAACACTGTCCGGCCAACGGGTAGCGTCAAATGAAGTCAGGATCTCCTGCCAGGCAGATCGATCTATATTGAGAGCTTCCCTGTATCTGGCCAGCGACTCGTCATAATCGCCAAGTTCACTTTTAAGGGCCGCGTAGTGGATAATGAAACTGACGTCCAGGTCGAAATGCTCGAGAAATTCGGTCGCGGCATCTTTTTTTCTATCGAGATCAGTGCTGTCGCTGTTTAGGATATTGAGGACCGATACGAGGGCTTTTTCTTTTTCACCGATGGCGATGTTGATCCTTGCCGATAGCCTGCAGGCGTGAAACTCCACGGGGTCCCTGCTCAGAATCTCAAGGACGATCTCCATGATCCTGCTCGAAGTCGTCTCATCTTCCTTGAAAAGCTGGAAAAGGAGATCGGCAGATTCATCGTATTTTCCCTGCAAAGCGAGTGAACGGCCATAGATCGATGTAAGTCTTCTGTTATCGGGACTTTCTTCCCTGATATTTTTGATTGTCTGATCGAGGGCCCGGAGAAACTCGACAGGTCCGTTCTGAGCCCCGTTAAAATACCGGTACGCGTCTTCCATGCGCTGCTCTTTCCATGCTATCAGGCCGAGAAGTTTCGAAAAGAGCCATGGTTTTATACTTAAAGGAAGAAGTTCTTCCAGTCTCGTCCTGATCTTCGTGGAATATCCCTGGGAAAGTTCCAGGCATTTTTCCAGTTCGATCATCGCTTCATTCTCTTTGCCCATCCGGAGCAGAGTGTCAGCAACGAGGTATCTCGCTTCAGGGTTGCCCGGATCCTTGTCGATTATCCGGCTGAGTTCCTCCAGGATCGATCTGAGGTCGACCTCTTTTCCAGTCAGAGCCATGGCAAGGCATCGTAGTGAATCGACAGCCTTTCCATCCGCCATAGATATCCTTGCTCCGTATACATGAAGCGCCGCTGTCTCTTCTTTCGGCAGCCGGGCGATAGCTCTTCTGAGTATTTCCTTGGCCAGATCGACATGGTTCACATTCAGGGCGGATCTGAGAAGTTCTTCCCAGATTTCCCTGTTACCCGGTTCTTTTTCAACAAGCCTGTCGAACCTTTCAATGACGTCTTTTATCTGTCCCGGATCGGATTCAAGAGATTTGCACAGATAGTGGGCCGCTTTCAGTAAGAGGCCGTTATCGAGGTGAAGCTGATAGAGAGCGAGGTTAAGAGTCGTGTTTCCGGGATCTCTTACCGCGGCCTTTTCATATTCCGATTCAAGATCGAGTCCGGCCGAATCTCCGAACATCATGAGCTGGTCGAATTCAAATATCGCTTTTTCGATCCTTCCGGTCCTTAAGTCCGCTTTCGCGCGGAGGACCCTGAACGGTTTGGAAAGATCTTCAGTCTCGGAGATCAGATCGATGATCTTGACCATTTCTTCCCAGTTGCCGTCATCTTCCGGAAGGAGGGTTTCTATTCTCAGGCGCAGTTCGTCATGCGCGTCGGGGTTATTCCTGTAAAACTCGAGAATGAAGGCTGTGGCTCCACTGACATCTTCCTTGCGCAGACCCAGTTCGAGGATGGAGATGATCCTGTCGAGGTTGCTTCCCGATTTTTCAATGATCTTGCCGGTCAATCTGAAGAGGTCCTCACTGCTGAACTGATCATTTCCTTCAAGAGATCCGATCAACTGTTCCGCTTTCTCGGAGTTTCCGCTCAAGGCGTGAAGTTCGACTTTTGCGGCGAGAAGTTCGGTACTATTGTCTCCGGATGATTCGATCCCTTCTTCGATGATATCGAGGAGTGAACTTATCAGAGCGGGATCCATCTCTGCCGACAGGATGGCGGCTGAGGATGCCTGTGAGAAGTTTTCAAGGTGTATGTACAGGCGCGCGAGAAGTCTCTGCGATGGAGCGGTGTTTTTGACGTCATCTCTTTCCTCGATCCATCTGACGATATCCCCGCACGAGTCCCGATCTAAATCAAAAAGTATCTCCATCTGTTCGACAGCCTCTTTGGTCCGTCCGAGATCTTCCGCTATCTCACAGAGAAGGAAGACGATCTTTTTGTTTCCATAATACTTTTCGGGCAGGTGAGACAGCCTGTCAAAGGCGAATAACCTGCTGTCAGTCCTGTCCGGGAAGAGTTGTTTTATCCGGTCGCTGGCAGATTCGATATTCCACCCTTCCTGTGTTTTTTCGATATATTCCTTTATTCTGCGTTCGCCCTCGTCATCGGAGCC of the Candidatus Krumholzibacteriota bacterium genome contains:
- a CDS encoding cold shock domain-containing protein, with the translated sequence MAETGKIKWFNENKGYGFIMQESDGKDIFVHYSDIDGDGFRTLSEGESVEYELIEGPKGYHAKNVKKV
- a CDS encoding FHA domain-containing protein → MSRLQIPYDKVIINPTDFEPENFDSTMRQLLDKSSNVPVVVEIFNEYIQYLLFIRDGQFYWACTSGPDCFEGLSIRDFFSRLQRTQYPKVVAYETNILLYHSLLVFIQKKPDLKVSSSLVDLDDLLDRTEKEQSNSLITALQPNNFMMLRYKESKPVACYHGMVNRSKTPDKREEFLVKIYTLTTHAIFEINLFTDLVVTHSEDARRIPPEYQGSIVSFFMSQPPKLIVKLKDRPLKTYTFSGKQLTIGRLPDNDIVIDNLSVSRKHAVIHAWKSGYHIKDLGSKNHTYLNGQQVDSDELKNGDRITIGKYQIHFQIPAGDEVQGNNLDQTVIIPNFHSAPSRAISARSNDAAPGLPPKLFRRSDQEEYVLNTESTIIGKSSDSDIRLNGLFSPRVRAEINRCGSDYIIRKASGRRDISINGEKMNEKVLEEEDLIAIGAEEFVFKR
- a CDS encoding tetratricopeptide repeat protein produces the protein MKICPLITQASILEGPDRELLVREADDHDLNTEVEETEREDSGDDIFMNPDSDQASLAEEESGSLQQEKSVRFLAKSFRGQVNCLGESCRFHDDEKNECRFEILLSGEKAEDQRYEEIESIRSEIERSWDFQKQSTSDILSMFRQMEEKTDLMRDDLSGSINEKLAQIKSMISEVNEENKIIIESIADTLAEKTGEIEDTLKSNEGSLASFKDEVSSWKENIDRNISTMEETLDENRRLVGEVTQNNTEILKVIENQKSTLDEEERRRHLAEARRLNNAGVMSYHNGQYEQALDLFKKAVEIDDSFTEAYNNLGLTYTETSQEEKATESFKKAIELNPELSATYNNLGYVFYRMGSFVEAIEMYNEAIGRSSDSSSAWTNLGNAYYKLDRTDEALDAWNKAIEIDPTNEKAKRNLKRFHAEVSESE